One segment of Bacteroides caecimuris DNA contains the following:
- a CDS encoding site-specific integrase, whose product MGIDRTRHSYVRYLITRKHIFNFLKFKYDLEDIPLRSLTMKFMTDFTFYFSTVLRLKVSAYNDYLILLHKMTRLALKKHILKRDPFAGHKIEKVPVNHRHLNREQFEKLLNAKLPTYRLCHTRDLFVFSVFTGIGRADLANLTEDNIVTKEDGSKWIHIARQKTKAECHIKLLDIPLRIIEKYKGEGKDGRLFYVPQTCNLCRSLKIIAEQCGLGCHLTFYQARHSFATLICLSNGVPIETISKMMGHYSIRTTQIYAEITNHKVSRDLETLSENTKGKYALPDDGMASRVFKCRNYSGWKKECASNDETKIK is encoded by the coding sequence GTGGGCATTGACCGGACAAGGCATTCCTACGTCCGTTATCTTATCACCCGCAAGCATATATTTAACTTTTTGAAATTCAAGTATGATTTGGAGGATATTCCGTTACGCTCACTGACGATGAAGTTCATGACCGACTTCACGTTCTATTTCTCTACCGTACTGCGGTTAAAGGTGTCTGCCTACAATGACTACCTTATCCTGCTACACAAGATGACACGGCTGGCGTTGAAGAAGCACATACTCAAGCGCGACCCGTTTGCAGGGCATAAGATTGAGAAAGTGCCTGTCAACCATCGCCACCTGAACAGGGAACAGTTTGAAAAGCTGCTCAATGCCAAACTGCCCACCTACCGCCTGTGCCACACGCGCGACCTGTTTGTCTTTTCGGTGTTCACTGGCATCGGAAGGGCAGATCTGGCAAACCTGACGGAAGACAACATCGTCACAAAGGAAGACGGTTCCAAATGGATTCACATCGCACGGCAGAAGACCAAGGCGGAGTGCCATATCAAACTTCTTGACATACCTCTCCGCATTATCGAAAAATACAAAGGGGAAGGCAAGGACGGAAGATTGTTTTACGTCCCGCAGACCTGTAACCTGTGCCGCAGCCTTAAAATCATAGCCGAACAGTGCGGTCTGGGATGTCACCTGACATTCTATCAGGCGAGGCACAGTTTTGCGACCCTTATCTGCCTGAGCAACGGGGTTCCGATAGAAACCATCAGCAAGATGATGGGACATTATTCCATACGCACCACCCAGATATATGCCGAGATAACCAACCACAAAGTGAGCAGGGATTTGGAAACCCTGTCTGAAAATACCAAAGGCAAATATGCGTTGCCCGATGACGGTATGGCGTCACGGGTGTTCAAATGCAGAAATTACAGCGGTTGGAAAAAGGAGTGTGCATCAAATGATGAAACTAAAATCAAGTGA
- a CDS encoding Arm DNA-binding domain-containing protein, translating into MRSTFKLLFYINRRKIKKNGRCPIMGRVTLDGKISQYSTGLEIEPDLWDAKVGKAFTDGRKTGNITGEKRNELNRLNSLLEALEEKAKAAYKRNVDSYGFVSAEIIKNAVTGKSMSKRHCCPCLTDITGNTPNVWALTGQGIPTSVILSPASIYLTF; encoded by the coding sequence ATGCGAAGCACATTCAAACTGTTGTTCTATATCAACCGCCGGAAAATAAAGAAAAACGGCAGATGTCCGATTATGGGACGGGTCACCCTTGACGGGAAGATAAGCCAGTATTCCACAGGGTTGGAAATAGAGCCTGACTTATGGGATGCAAAAGTGGGCAAGGCATTCACGGACGGCCGTAAGACCGGAAACATCACCGGCGAAAAAAGAAATGAGTTGAACAGGCTGAACTCATTATTGGAGGCTTTGGAGGAGAAAGCGAAGGCCGCCTACAAAAGAAACGTGGACTCTTATGGCTTCGTCTCGGCAGAAATCATCAAGAATGCCGTCACCGGGAAATCGATGTCAAAGAGACATTGCTGTCCCTGTTTGACGGACATAACGGGGAATACGCCAAACGTGTGGGCATTGACCGGACAAGGCATTCCTACGTCCGTTATCTTATCACCCGCAAGCATATATTTAACTTTTTGA